The Burkholderiales bacterium region AAGCAAAAAAGCAATTGAGATTTGCCGGCGCGACGCGTTGGCCTGCGGCAGTGTGCCTTTGGTCTTAATTCCAGGCAGTTTCCCAACCCTGTTTGTTCCGGCCTTTTGCCAGCCCGTTTAATCTAAAACGATAGTTTTAATCAGCGCACTAAGTCGCTAATTTTTGAGATAATACCACTCGCTTAAATTTCAGCCGAGAGTTACAATGATCGCGCGGGAATTCGGGTACTCTAAATTTGTGGAATAGCAAAAATATTTGCAGCAGTTTGGGCCTACATTTGAGCAGAACTAAATGATTACGCCGCTGGTATTGACACTCGATGCCGCCGGTCTTCCTCGCCGCTGGATCGATACGCAGGAGGCGGTTCTGTACTATGCACGCAACCTGGTTACCTGGTCGCTGGGAAACCCGGTGTGCGTGTACCGTGGGGGCATTTCAAGGCTGACCGGCAAGCGTTCAGAAATCGCCCCGAAACCCATAATCGCGGTACGCGGCAAGGTGCATACTGCGCATTTCGGATCCGAGCCGTGGCTTAACCGCGACACACTATTTCGGCGCGACCGGCACATTTGCGCGTTTTGCGGCGGCCAATATCACGCGCACGATTTGACCAAAGACCATGTCACGCCGACTTCAAGAGGCGGGAGCGATCGCTGGACGAATGTCGTGACGGCCTGTCGCACCTGTAATGAGCTCAAAGCCGACCGCACTCCTGAGGAGGCGGGAATGAAACTCCTTTATGTGCCGTATGCTCCGAATCGCTATGAAGGCATGATACTGGCGAACCGCCACATCCTTGCCGACCAAATGGACTATCTTCTCGCACACGTTCCCAAAAACAGCAGGCTGTGGTCGGGCAGGGACTAGGCCGGATTCGCCGCGCTTTGCGCACCAGGGTTTGCAAATCTCAAATTTGAGCTCCAGGCTTCGGGATAGGTGCCAAGTCGGTGCGTGACCATGCTACCGGCATAAGATTTTTTGGAGTGATAGCTTCGTAACTTAGTATTTAGCCTGACAAGCGCAGCCGGCGCGTTCCCGATCAATGGCACGCTTATTCCAACCGCAGATTACTCTGTCATGGCGTCGCTAACTTGCTGCTTCACAAGGACCGTTTTACTAATTTGGTCCCTGTGGCTTTTTGGCTAGAGGCGGTAAGTAAAACCTAGGCGTCGTTGCGAGGTCAAAATCAAATCGTCTTGCGATAGTTAGTAGGAGGGATCATGCAGCGATTGCTGGCGTGTTTTATATTTGGGTTCGCGGTATTCTTTTATGGTGCCGCTATCACCTATTCACAGGACAAAGCTGATACCTATACTGCCACCGTGGATCAGGACGGCGTTCAACATGTTCGCATCATAGGGGGCAGTTATTTTTTTAAGCCCGACAGAATCGTGGTAAAGAAAGGCATACCCGTAGAACTGATTGTGAGCAAGGAGCCGGGTCTAGTGCCCCACACGATTGTTGCGAATGCGCCCGAAGCGGGGATCGTTTTCGATGAATCCTTGAGCAGCGACCCCAAAGTCATCACATTTACCCCGAAAGCAACAGGTGAATTTGTTTTTTATTGCAAGAACAAATTGCTGTTTTTTCAGAGCCACCGCGAGAAAGGTATGCAGGGGGTCATCGAGGTGGTGGAGTAACGGTTGCTCGAGACAATGCAAAAGGTCTATGTATTCGTTTTCGGATTAAGCCATGTTCATAACAGGTATCGGAACCGCCAACCCGCCGCAGCGCTACACTCAGGAAGAGTGTTGGGTTGCGCTGCAGGAAAGCGCG contains the following coding sequences:
- a CDS encoding HNH endonuclease — protein: MITPLVLTLDAAGLPRRWIDTQEAVLYYARNLVTWSLGNPVCVYRGGISRLTGKRSEIAPKPIIAVRGKVHTAHFGSEPWLNRDTLFRRDRHICAFCGGQYHAHDLTKDHVTPTSRGGSDRWTNVVTACRTCNELKADRTPEEAGMKLLYVPYAPNRYEGMILANRHILADQMDYLLAHVPKNSRLWSGRD
- a CDS encoding quinol oxidase, coding for MQRLLACFIFGFAVFFYGAAITYSQDKADTYTATVDQDGVQHVRIIGGSYFFKPDRIVVKKGIPVELIVSKEPGLVPHTIVANAPEAGIVFDESLSSDPKVITFTPKATGEFVFYCKNKLLFFQSHREKGMQGVIEVVE